The window aagtgagaattttgtaatcatgattggTGACTATACTTTCcaaatgtaattttttcttttattaagtATTTTTAGGATATTTATTAAGTGACATTTGCATGCTTAAACCACTATGACTATTTTTTCCACTTCACTATTAATTCCATCCAAATTAAGTGTGTTCTATAGTTGCATGCATTAGTGTTTCCATTTAGGGCATAATGGCTTTCTTGTAATTATGTTTTGAATAACTATGTTTAAGTGTACTGGATTCTggtatggtttttttttttttcacccatgaCTTGCTTATTAATAATTCATTTTATGTATTGTGCATTAGAAGAGTGCCaatgggttgggctgggcctggtcagggccaatcagagCCTGCTCATCTATTAATCAGGTAACACAGACCAGGTTTTATAGGGCTGGTCACTGTAGTCATCATGCAAACACCATAGAAATAATATCATGTTCTTGGATAGCATGGGTCAAATGGCATTATATTTGCAAATTTCAAAGAATCAACAATGTCCTTTATCAATCAAATATAGACCATCAACACCAGAATGGATGTTGAGGTTATTGGCACATTTTAAGTCCCAAAATATAGTCAGCAAGCCTTACAACTCTTCCGACACGAGCCGTAATAATCAGGAGAACCAATCATGTACACAGGATTCCTTTGGCATTCTCCAATTGCAGCCCATTGGGAAcaattctcttcttcatctgtgCAATCAGTGCTATCAGATTCAGATGAAGACTTATTTTTCTGAGTAGCTCTCAAGTGGAAACTTTTGGTGGCAATCCATTGCTCCCCCTCAAGGACTGGACATCTGGCATAGGAGCTGCTCACATCAGGGGTTGTATTGGGGTTGAGATTGAAGATGAGCAATGCATTCCCTTTCAGAGGCTTCACAGAGAAACTGGTCTTAGCACAGTcagtccatgtgctgtccctcaGATAACTGCTTTTGAACTATGGTAGATAGAGATCACTTTTATCAGTATTCAGAGACTAATAAATTTCATTTATCACAGAGAAAAATGACATACTTGTGTTTAATGTGTGTCAAATGCCAAGGATCGAAATAGCAGAGATTTGGGAtgggttcttttttttctcaccTTTGATTTGGGGAATGTAGTCTCACCGCCTTGATTAACGTTGGACAGATACAACACCACTGTTGCCATCACAGGCTCATCCACTGCCAACCTGCTTTTATCATCATTGTGATCATCAGCCTGTTTGGTCTCTTCAATACCATAATGCAGAACCTTGAGAGGCTTGCCATTCTCTGAAGATGGAACAGAACTAAGTATCGACCCCACTATATGCAACACCAAACAAACACCCCAGCTTCTGAACAAACAGAATCGCTATACCTTTGGGAAGAAAACTCCAGGTGGAAATTCTGTCCTCTATCCTTGCAACTGTATCATCCTTCAAAGCACAAAAAAGCATCTTTACTACATCCTTGCAAACACAAATAAAAAGTAAAGCCACAGTACCATGACAGtggggtgtcaaccggttgaTTTCGGTTGAGCCTTAATCAGTCATGCACATCTGAGGCACAAGACCAAAACTGATCGTTTATGTAATCGGTCCTCGGAGCcaaaaataagataataattGGTCGATCAGTTATCTGTCTTTAGTCGGTCTTAAATCAGTCGTTTAAGTCATGTCGGGTTTTGGGCGGTTCAATTAATCAGTCCTAATCGGTTGGTACAACGGCTTAATCAGTTGACACTAGAACAACCgcttaacccaaaaaattacatttcataaaaccaaaactgaaccaggGCCGTCTTATACAgtcggttcagtttcggttttaTTTGGCCAATCTCTATCAGGCCTGTCAGTGCTGGCCTGTATAATGACACCCCTACATGACAACATTCAGTTATGGGGTGCCCTTAGGAGACATATGTTTTAGTTCAATGCCAAGTCAAGGAAGACATACTGCAAAGATTTCCTGATTTCAAGTAAAAAGGGATAAAGTGGAACTCTCATGGATAATACATGGGGTAAAAGATTGCTTGTGCCACGTAGATGCGTTTCAGAATTTATCCATGAAGCAGCTATGCAGACAAAAGTAAATGTATGAAGTAAAAAACAGCTACATAACCAGAAGCATGACAGTCATGCCCAATGATCCTACATAGAAGTTTCCTCATTCTATCTCCACTGCAAACCAACCTTTTCCACAAGTAAAGAAAAAGGGGCAAAAGAGAAACCCTTTCCTTAAAAACCAATGCGATAATGTTAATATCTATGACGATGTAGATGGCGAACTCTGACTTCCTATCATGAAATAGTGTCAGAAGGATGACAAAGAAGGAACTCACTTGAGCTATGCATAGGCTCATGCAACCAGAGTTATTGAAAACCTtttgatgcagataaaacacagattatatatatgtgttgggcctttggttcAAAGGGTATTAATTGTAATGTACCACTTTaataggcctaaaatatggCTAGAAGGTAGAAATATgtgatttacttcattagtttagttagagtccttaTTTGGGTcagtttcctttattattttagtttcctagttagtttatgatgcagaattccagcaagaagagaagatgggcctgctgttttgggtttgatttAGTTTATTGGATCACCAACACTAGGTAACGGCCCTTTAATGTAATGGGCCAATCCTAtaaagcccaaatattagggatttgaGTCCTATACTAGATGAAGTAGTTAGTTTCTTGgatgggttcaagtctggaaactgcctctctgcgaaagcaggggtaagactgcgtacattatgaccctccccagaccctgcaatggcAGAAGCAGTTCGAAGTTGAGAAGTAGTATGACactttttttccaatgagggtaaatattgtcatttcacatgtgtacttgaaaaatgtgcaagaaagtgacaacttttgataataacataatgatatgccattttttaaatatatttaaaaacccttttttacccttgaccTAAAGAAAtcttgggaataagacaaggggtaatcaaaagaaggtgtcaagttctaaatacgtGTCAGTTAAACAGTCCCTTTTGTAATACAACACATATTATAATAACACAAAGTAGGTACAGCCTTCCACGATTTTGAGTGATTGAGAAACTTGACTTTTGCCTCTTTGGGTCGGAGGTGATGTTGTTCcttgcatagttgtcatggcgtcaaggtgacccaaggcattggagggggacTAGACGCAAAGGCGAAACCACCAATGCGCCTAAACGCCTAGGCGACGGTTTTTCATTGTATTCCTTCTCTCATGTAGCACATCATTTTAAAGGTGACTCTAGAGCCCGATTATTGGTCAataccttgataactatggttccTTGGACTGTGGTAATGCAGCTCCAATCCTATTGTGGTGAATCAATATGTTGGGATTCGAGGTGATTCCTTCCAGTAGGCCTAATGGTAATTCTATGTAATATCTctttatttctcctttcatatgtgaaaagaaaaaaaaaagtgttagaAAATTATGTCCTCAATATTATTGGTTCGAGATCGATTCTACATTATTTGATATCAGAGCTAAGGATAGACAACAGACGAAATCAATGATTGTTGCATTCTACTTCCACTTGAAGGATGATCATGCGAATCTGATTCGGCATCACTACAAAACTTggggatgattttttttttcaagacgAGGAGAGTTGATGCAAAATTCCAACAAGAAGAGAAGCTGAGCTTGTTGTTTTGGGCTTCGTTTAGTATATTAGGTCTAACAAAACTTATGGTTTAAGTTTTGTTTAAATTAAGCTTAATTTTGAGTGCCCAATGAATTATATGGACCATAGGCTTAGTATTTTGGGTTAAATAAGAGGGGATTTGAGTCCTATATGGGATTAAGTCGTTAGTGTCTATTTGAGTGTTATTTGTTTGTCTAAGAGGATTTGGAGGAGATCCATATGGAGGATATTCTAGAAGACTGAATAAAGATTTGCATGGGCTAGTTTAGGCTGATCCAGCCCAGCCTTTCTAGAATACCCAAGTTgaagaccaaaacactgttcatgcTACTTTTCATGTGAACTGTGTCACAGCCAAACTGCCTTGTGTGGGAAAGCTTCTAGAAGActgatttgtttctatttcctaTGTTATTTGTTCAGCAAGCAAGCAAGTTAGTTTCAGTAAGTCTTTGTTTTTAGTAAGTCCTTGTTGGACAagtagtttcctattttgagtactttctaattttgtgttctttcctttttggttgtaattgtttctattttcttaaccttctaaatttcaactttctattGTTGAGAAGCCTGGCCAAACTAT is drawn from Telopea speciosissima isolate NSW1024214 ecotype Mountain lineage chromosome 1, Tspe_v1, whole genome shotgun sequence and contains these coding sequences:
- the LOC122661755 gene encoding probable prolyl 4-hydroxylase 6 isoform X2, which produces MGSLLSISLLLASLCASLWSCQAGSYRKELRTKEVGQDAIIQLGRSMQFTRIDPSRVIQLSWRPRVFLYRDFLFDEECDHLIYLANEKLERSLASDSDSREAVTSSLNSSSGMATDIASDDTVARIEDRISTWSFLPKENGKPLKVLHYGIEETKQADDHNDDKSRLAVDEPVMATVVLYLSNVNQGGETTFPKSKFKSSYLRDSTWTDCAKTSFSVKPLKGNALLIFNLNPNTTPDVSSSYARCPVLEGEQWIATKSFHLRATQKNKSSSESDSTDCTDEEENCSQWAAIGECQRNPVYMIGSPDYYGSCRKSCKAC
- the LOC122661755 gene encoding probable prolyl 4-hydroxylase 6 isoform X1, which gives rise to MGSLLSISLLLASLCASLWSCQAGSYRKELRTKEVGQDAIIQLGRSMQFTRIDPSRVIQLSWRPRVFLYRDFLFDEECDHLIYLANEKLERSLASDSDSREAVTSSLNSSSGMATDISRDDTVARIEDRISTWSFLPKENGKPLKVLHYGIEETKQADDHNDDKSRLAVDEPVMATVVLYLSNVNQGGETTFPKSKFKSSYLRDSTWTDCAKTSFSVKPLKGNALLIFNLNPNTTPDVSSSYARCPVLEGEQWIATKSFHLRATQKNKSSSESDSTDCTDEEENCSQWAAIGECQRNPVYMIGSPDYYGSCRKSCKAC
- the LOC122661755 gene encoding probable prolyl 4-hydroxylase 7 isoform X3, producing MQFTRIDPSRVIQLSWRPRVFLYRDFLFDEECDHLIYLANEKLERSLASDSDSREAVTSSLNSSSGMATDISRDDTVARIEDRISTWSFLPKENGKPLKVLHYGIEETKQADDHNDDKSRLAVDEPVMATVVLYLSNVNQGGETTFPKSKFKSSYLRDSTWTDCAKTSFSVKPLKGNALLIFNLNPNTTPDVSSSYARCPVLEGEQWIATKSFHLRATQKNKSSSESDSTDCTDEEENCSQWAAIGECQRNPVYMIGSPDYYGSCRKSCKAC